A window of the Theileria parva strain Muguga chromosome 2, complete sequence, whole genome shotgun sequence genome harbors these coding sequences:
- a CDS encoding uncharacterized protein (uncharacterized protein family (UPF0121) family protein): MSDQNLSEAEKKFLAFDWSKSQDWQTYFSNLYPTPDASKVPKFKRTWFRRNVDSSLSVDSTVGNVANDDSKSKTDSSKPQASPAKDAKWPKVGLFDRLKSRPNMPLLQELLLRLELVLLLGYVFATAVVLTSRFKTPGSDNLVKNCETVSKSFSILYLLVGILREKGRPRFNSAWFSALSNDTRVHYLMYGFFFLQYPIKFAYTLPQLTTAFLSLSAMYKAFPSVFPSLMRTNKVKEFLMKVEHHKYYVYKFRSYVECALVPYLALNLFSGRTNMVPLFLYFSFLRLKVHANDVYLLNNFKTLHMTLSNYLNHPAVPQKLRLLYHKVVKGLELYFTGRRN, translated from the exons ATGTCTGATCAGAATTTATCTGAAGCCGAAAAAAAATTTCTAG CCTTCGATTGGTCCAAATCTCAGGATTGGCAGACCTATTTCTCAAATTTATATCCCACCCCTGATGCTTCTAAAGTCCCGAAATTCAAACGCACGTGGTTCAGAAGGAATGTC GACTCTTCATTGAGTGTTGATTCTACTGTCGGTAATGTTGCTAATGATGATAGCAAATCCAAAACTGATTCATCTAAACCACAAGCATCACCTGCCAAAGATGCTAAAT GGCCCAAAGTGGGATTATTTGACCGACTTAAGAGTAGGCCAAACATGCCTTTACTTCAAGAACTCCTTTTAAGGCTTGAACTTGTTCTTTTGCTTGGCTATGTCTTTGCCACTGCTGTGGTACTGACATCAAGGTTCAAAACACCAGGCTCTGATAACCTCGTCAAA AACTGTGAAACTGTATCGAAGTcattttcaatattatatttgttgGTTGGAATACTGCGTGAAAAGGGAAGACCTCGCTTTAATTCCGCTTGGTTTTCAGCGCTTTCCAACGATACCAGAGTCCACTACTTAATGTACGGCTTCTTCTTCTTGCAATATCCAATCAAGTTTGCATACACTCTACCCCAACTCACTACCGCATTTCTGTCACTATCTGCAATGTACAAGGCTTTCCCATCAGTATTCCCATCCCTCATGAG gACAAATAAAGTCAAAGAATTCTTAATGAAAGTGGAACACCATAAATAttatgtgtataaattCAGATCTTATGTCGAATGCGCTTTGGTGCCCTATTTAGCGCTTAACCTGTTCTCCGGAAGGACCAACATGGTCCCTCTATTCCTTTACTTCTCCTTCCTAAGGCTCAAAGTCCACGCGAACGATGTTTATCTACTCAATAACTTTAAGACTTTACATA TGACTTTATCGAATTATTTGAATCATCCTGCAGTACCACAAAAATTAAGGCTTTTATATCACAAA GTAGTGAAGGGATTAGAACTCTATTTCACGGGTCGTCGTAATTGA
- a CDS encoding putative small nuclear ribonucleoprotein G: MAGDSKPSGNADLRRFMEKRLDVHLNGSRHVVGVLRGYDTFMNIVLDNALEVVGEDQVDLGVVVVRGNSILYWECLDRVNTR, translated from the exons ATGGCTGGAGATTCCAAACCTTCTGGAAACGCGGATTTACGTAGATTTATGGAAAAAAGACTCGatg ttCATTTAAACGGATCGCGACACGTTGTCGGAGTTCTAAGGGGATATGACACATTTATGAACATCGTGCTCGATAACGCTCTCGAAGTTGTTGGGGAGGACCAAGTGGATCTGGGAGTTGTAGTGGTTCGAGGAAATTCGATATTATACTGGGAATGCCTAGATAGAGTTAATACtagataa
- the CPK2 gene encoding Protein kinase domain protein, with translation MGNCCRRIDSTEFDGHQIPNNVIKRNKNNINTEEPNSLVSRNFIGNDSEYIVPDISDIFYKNLSYPSKGIFTLYLTHPLNTSSTSNLNSLPNGVGPPNNKGVFRKVYNYPKISDIVLTKDVWRSRIIYTNKLTNVYTIGTNAIGYGICGSVNHCVNKRTQKVYALKSLSTLANSKRKMTSVFNELSIFTQLDHPNIAFMHEAYDDNTLCHIVMEYCSGNELYDRLDTYKRFSESYAIKMTFQMLLTLNYLHSNGICHRDLKLENWVFSNQEIDSLLKMIDFGFARVFEKGIPMGGMHGTVYYVDPEVIDGCYNEKCDIWSTGVIVYMMLSGSPPFNSGSDKEILWKIKKGNLKFEGVRWNSVSELAKEFIRFLLNRNGNERPSAREALQHQWLSNEYNKYSNYTVPKELLHQIVRYSGETPLHRAVIALSVLESDRNCPKEVYRSFFSINTSKSGTISFSEFYNVMSTQLSLSEEDCTIIFRLIGFRNTPELNYTEFVSAVIEYYGTLDITMLSLVFKKLDVYGRGVVDLESFQQVIGPYFGTVNSDEIFMSTDLNRDGVIDFSEFCDCLMNVNYPKERGTLTP, from the exons ATGGGTAACTGTTGCCGTCGCATCGACTCAACAGAATTTGATGGTCACCAAATCCCAAATAACGTTATCAaaagaaataaaaacaatataaaCACTGAGGAGCCAAACTCCCTGGTTAGCAGAAATTTTATCGGCAATGACTCGGAATATATCGTCCCCGATATTTCTGATATTTTCTATAAAAACCTATCGTATCCTTCCAAAGGGATTTTTACACTCTACTTAACCCACCCCTTAAATACATCCAGCACTAGTAACTTAAATAGCCTCCCTAACGGAGTTGGCCCACCGAATAATAAAGGAGTGTTCCGCAAAGTATACAACTACCCTAAAATAAGTGatatagtattaactaAAGATGTATGGAGAAGCCGTATCATCTATACAAACAAGCTCACAAATGTGTATACAATAGGTACAAACGCCATAGGATATGGAATTTGTGGTTCAGTAAATCATTGTGTTAATAAGCGTACACAGAAGGTGTATGCCCTAAAGTCGCTTAGCACACTAGCCAATTCTAAGAGGAAGATGACCAGTGTATTTAACGAACTTAGTATATTCACACAGCTGGACCACCCAAATATCGCATTTATGCACGAAGCCTACGATGATAACACACTTTGTCACATTGTTATGGAATATTGTTCCGGTAACGAACTGTACGATAGACTAGATACATATAAAAGGTTTAGTGAATCTTACGCTATAAAAATGACCTTCCAAATGCTACTTACGCTTAACTACTTACACTCTAACGGTATATGCCACCGTGACTTAAAGTTGGAAAACTGGGTCTTCTCGAACCAGGAAATCGACTCATTGTTGAAGATGATAGACTTTGGGTTCGCAAGAGTCTTTGAAAAGGGAATTCCAATGGGTGGAATGCACGGCACTGTATACTACGTTGACCCCGAAGTGATTGATGGATGTTATAACGAAAAGTGTGATATCTGGTCAACTGGTGTGATAGTATACATGATGTTATCAGGATCACCGCCCTTCAATTCAGGAAGTGATAAAGAGATTTTATGGAAGATTAAGAAGGGGAATTTGAAGTTTGAGGGTGTTAGGTGGAACTCAGTCTCCGAGTTGGCAAAGGAGTTTATCAGATTTTTGCTTAATCGTAACGGAAACGAGCGTCCGTCAGCCAGAGAAGCCTTGCAACATCAATGGCTATCAAAtgagtataataaatattctaaCTATACAGTGCCAAAAGAGTTGTTACATCAAATAGTGAGATATAGTGGAGAAACCCCTCTGCACCGTGCTGTAATAGCACTAAGCGTACTAGAATCAGATCGTAACTGTCCAAAGGAGGTATATCGGTCTTTTTTCTCCATAAATACATCGAAATCAGGGACCATTTCGTTCAGTGAATTCTACAATGTGATGTCGACACAGTTATCTCTTTCGGAGGAAGAttgtacaataatattCAGACTCATAGGGTTCAGAAACACTCCGGAGCTAAATTATACAGAGTTTGTTTCCGCAGTGATAGAGTATTACGGAACCCTAGACATTACCATGTTATCGTTGGTATTTAAAAAGTTGGACGTGTACGGTAGAGGAGTGGTGGATTTGGAGAGTTTCCAGCAGGTTATCGGCCCTTACTTTGGAACCGTTAACTCAGatgaaatttttatgtCCACTGATTTAAATCGCGATGGTGTGATAGATTTCTCAGAG TTTTGCGATTGTCTAATGAATGTAAATTACCCTAAAGAAAGGGGAACTTTGACCCcttaa
- a CDS encoding Breast carcinoma amplified sequence 2 (BCAS2) family protein encodes MNEKLLNRKLYKRNKNYELVDSLPFVDTVPVDLDPKVKELIADEMKSILDENNCQEAELLANYLSDFSYEVGENPNISNGCDGMDFTKYDGLGDNKDLKAKMSHLKMLMEYSQDSLINLELMDRYKESCWLNYLDSLTLLKLRLEKEKNKMDGMLEEVNKRRKLSQIETANKLRSLYQDTQDYNRKNTELLIAIEHLQKNKVVNYDDP; translated from the exons ATGAATGAAAAGTTATTGAACCGGAAGCTCTACAAGAGGaacaaaaattatgaattgGTCGACAGCCTACCCTTTGTCGATACCGTTCCCGTGGACCTTGATCCTAAAGTTAAGGAGCTTATCGCAGATGAAATGAAGTCAATTTTAGATGAGAATAATTGCCAGGAAGCAGAACTTCTAGCCAACTACTTATCGGACTTTTCTTACGAAGTTGGTGAAAATCCAAATATTTCAAATG gTTGTGATGGTATGGACTTTACTAAGTATGATGGTTTGGGGGATAATAAGGATTTAAAGGCTAAAATGAGCCACTTGAAAATGTTAATGGAATACTCTCAGGATTCCTTAATAAATCTTGAACTCATGGATCGATATAAAGAGTCTTGTTGGCTTAATTATCTCGATTCACTGACACTTCTTAAGCTTAG GTTGGAGAAGgaaaagaataaaatgGATGGAATGTTGGAAGAAGTGAACAAGAGGCGTAAACTATCACAAATTGAAACTGCAAACAAACTCAGATCACTATATCAAGATACTCAAGATTATAATCGCAA gAACACTGAACTGTTAATTGCAATTGAACACTTACAAAAGAATAAAGTTGTCAATTACGACGACCCGTGA